In Leptotrichia wadei, the DNA window ACCTATAAGATAACTCTTCAATAAACTCTAAATCAATATATTTTTTATGTGCAAAATCATTTCGTAGTTTCATGGAGTACTTTTTTGGCACATACATTGATAATTCTTCAAGCAATGCTTCTATTCTCTCAGAAGAATATCTATTATTGTTACTATTAACTTGGAAATATTGTTCTCTATCTATTTGATATGACTCTCCAGAAATATTAACAATAACTTTTTTAAAATTAATATCCATTAGTGTGTTTTTATCACCTGTCAAAATAGCAACAATTATATTCAATATAGTTGTTTTTCCAATACCATTTTCAGATACCCAAATAGAAATATCATCTCTAAAATTTATTAAGTAATTATATTTTCCAAACAATCCCTCTATTTCTATACTTTCAAAAGATGTTAAATTATTATGATTATTTAATTTTTTATTACGATTAATTCTATCTAAAATTGCCATGATATTTTTATTGTTTAGATCAATTTTATCCAAATCACTTATTGCATCAATATCATTTGATAACAAATAGTCCAGTAATTGCTCATTTGTAAGTGCGTATTCTTTGGCTATTTCATCTATACTCCCATATCGTCTCACTTATTTTTCCTCCTTAATATCATTTATTTCTACTATTTCATCCATGTCATAATCTGAAGCATTGCAAATTCTAAGCAAAACATCCGTAGTTACATTTTGCCCGTTCTTCATTTTGTAAAATGTACTTTTACTCACTTTTGCCT includes these proteins:
- a CDS encoding helix-turn-helix domain-containing protein, whose protein sequence is MKKLIDLDMTNNELMEKAKVSKSTFYKMKNGQNVTTDVLLRICNASDYDMDEIVEINDIKEEK